A genomic window from Acinetobacter lwoffii includes:
- the queG gene encoding tRNA epoxyqueuosine(34) reductase QueG, giving the protein MTTPDSHAQIQVYQQDPAELKAWIKAQALELGFSDCVIAKPDAQAELVRLQEYLDRGYHGDMKFLEDNLEKRANPALLVPSTRSIICVRMDYLVEAPEPRYIPYAPNSAIIARYARGRDYHKTMRGRLKTLATRIREKVGDFESRPFADSAPIFEKSLAESAGMGWTGKHTLLIHKTSGSFFVLGELFTSLELPFDEPATKHCGSCTACIDICPTQAIVEPYMLDARRCIAYLTIEYKGIIPEDLRRGIGNRVFGCDDCQLICPWNSFAQVTSVEDFQSRHGLDQVSLLDLWQWDEATFLSTTEGSPMRRTGYQSFMRNIAIGLGNAPFDGQIIQVLQQQRDQHDEIVQVHIDWAIQEQLAKSS; this is encoded by the coding sequence ATGACAACTCCCGATTCTCACGCGCAAATTCAAGTTTATCAACAAGATCCAGCCGAACTAAAAGCATGGATTAAAGCGCAGGCTTTAGAATTGGGTTTTTCTGATTGTGTCATTGCCAAACCGGATGCTCAAGCAGAATTAGTACGCTTACAGGAATATCTGGATCGTGGTTATCATGGTGATATGAAGTTTCTGGAAGACAATCTGGAAAAACGCGCCAATCCCGCCTTACTGGTTCCCAGCACACGCAGCATTATCTGTGTGCGTATGGATTATCTGGTCGAGGCACCAGAACCACGTTATATCCCTTATGCACCTAACTCTGCCATTATCGCGCGTTATGCCCGTGGCCGGGATTATCACAAAACCATGCGGGGTCGCTTGAAAACCCTGGCAACAAGAATCCGGGAAAAAGTCGGAGATTTTGAATCACGCCCATTTGCCGATTCTGCGCCAATTTTTGAAAAATCGCTGGCTGAAAGTGCAGGTATGGGCTGGACAGGTAAACACACCCTTCTGATTCATAAAACATCCGGCTCATTCTTTGTTTTGGGTGAATTGTTTACTTCATTGGAACTGCCTTTTGATGAACCTGCAACGAAACATTGTGGCTCCTGTACTGCCTGTATCGACATTTGTCCGACTCAAGCCATTGTAGAACCGTATATGCTGGATGCACGACGCTGTATCGCCTATCTGACCATCGAATATAAAGGCATTATTCCAGAAGATTTGCGACGCGGAATTGGCAACCGTGTTTTTGGTTGTGATGACTGCCAGCTGATTTGCCCCTGGAATAGTTTTGCCCAAGTCACCTCAGTAGAGGATTTTCAGTCACGGCATGGCTTGGATCAGGTCAGTTTACTGGACTTATGGCAATGGGATGAAGCCACCTTTTTAAGTACGACTGAAGGCAGCCCGATGCGTCGTACGGGTTATCAAAGTTTTATGCGCAATATCGCCATTGGTTTGGGCAATGCGCCTTTTGATGGGCAGATTATTCAGGTCCTTCAGCAACAGCGTGATCAGCATGATGAAATTGTACAGGTACATATCGATTGGGCGATTCAAGAACAACTGGCAAAATCCAGCTAA